A portion of the Juglans microcarpa x Juglans regia isolate MS1-56 chromosome 1D, Jm3101_v1.0, whole genome shotgun sequence genome contains these proteins:
- the LOC121248994 gene encoding dCTP pyrophosphatase 1-like: protein MHLGLFKPIYIYIYIYKNPSSPSPCRHSKKLNHGGEDVPEEKTTDISLKDLSVKLEEFAKARDWEKYHSPRNLLLAMVGEVGELSEIFQWRGEVDRGLPNWEESDKEHLGEELSDVLLYLIRLADICGIDLGDAATKKIVKNATKYPPKIL from the exons ATGCATTTAGGTCTCTttaaacctatatatatatatatatatatatataagaacccctcctctccctctccatgCAGACACTCCAAGAAACTGAATCATGGTGGAGAAGACGTGCCGGAAGAGAAAACCACGGACATCAGTCTGAAAGATCTGTCAGTGAAGCTCGAGGAATTTGCAAAGGCCAGAGATTGGGAGAAGTACCATAGTCCCCGGAATCTACTCCTTGCTATG GTTGGAGAAGTGGGAGAGCTATCAGAAATATTCCAATGGAGGGGAGAGGTGGACAGAGGTTTGCCAAATTGGGAGGAATCAGATAAGGAGCATCTGGGAGAGGAGCTGTCTGATGTCCTGCTATACCTCATCAGGCTGGCTGATATATGTGGCATTGATCTTGGTGATGCTGCCACCAAGAAAATTGTCAAGAATGCAACCAAATACCCACCCAAAATCCTATGA